A window of Ipomoea triloba cultivar NCNSP0323 chromosome 2, ASM357664v1 contains these coding sequences:
- the LOC116010383 gene encoding zinc finger BED domain-containing protein RICESLEEPER 2-like isoform X2: MEISSETPAKRSKRLTSVVWNHFERVRKGEICYAVCVHCKKKLSGSSNSGTTHLRNHLLRCLKRSDVDVSQIIAAKRKRKDSTLCVTNVAYEEGQRKEEIVRPLNFKFDHDPKKEESSLPVPVNIGCVKFEQERSRLDLARMIMLHGYPMAMVDHVGFKIFVKNLQPFFEFVTNSAIELDCMTIYAKEKQKIYETIHNLHGRISLAAEIWASTDNTRYLCLTAHYIDEDWKLQKKILNFITLDVVNADDLLSEVVIKCLTDWAIDRKLFSMTFDDFSGYDDMIFRIKDWLSQNKPLLKNGELFDVRCASNVLKSIVLDVMEALRGVTLKIRESIRHVKSSQETLGKFNEIAQEVGINSERHLVLDCPMQWHSTYMMLEAALEYRGAFSLLQENDSDYKISLSEKEWEWASSVTGYVKLFVEVTNVFAGNKYLTPNIYFPEICDIHIQLTEWCRSTDDFLGDIARKMKAKFDLYWNSTSLDQEPLGQGNSPSTCTGTRDRLRGFDKFLNETSQTQSVASDLVKYLEEPVFPRNYDFNILNWWKVHTPRYPILSLMARDILGIPASTIGPELAFSNQVRVLDQSKSSLHPNTREALICGQDWLRLESEESSSSLNHAIPLMIEPN, encoded by the exons ATGGAAATTTCTAGTGAGACTCCTGCTAAGAGATCCAAGAGATTGACATCTGTTGTCTGGAATCACTTTGAAAGGGTTAGAAAGGGAGAAATTTGTTATGCTGTTTGTGTGCATTGCAAAAAGAAACTTAGTGGATCAAGTAACAGTGGGACCACTCATTTGAGAAATCATCTGTTAAGGTGTCTAAAGAGATCCGATGTTGATGTTTCTCAAATAATTGCtgcaaaaagaaagagaaaggatAGTACTCTTTGTGTCACAAATGTTGCCTATGAAGAAGGgcaaagaaaagaagaaatagtCCGGCCtcttaatttcaaatttgatcATGACCCAAAGAAGGAAGAAAGCAGTCTCCCTGTCCCTGTCAACATTGGGTGTGTTAAATTTGAACAAGAGAGGAGTAGACTTGATCTTGCACGTATGATTATGTTACACGGCTATCCAATGGCCATGGTAGACCATGTTGGATTCAAAATCTTTGTGAAGAATTTGCAACCATTTTTTGAGTTTGTGACTAATAGTGCCATTGAACTTGACTGTATGACTATCTATGCAAAAGAGAAACAGAAAATCTATGAAACAATACACAATTTGCATGGAAGAATCAGTCTTGCTGCTGAAATTTGGGCTTCAACTGACAACACAAGATATCTGTGTCTGACTGCTCACTACATCGATGAGGATTGGAAGTTACAGAAGAAGATACTGAATTTTATTACACTAGATGTTGTTAATGCAGATGACCTACTTTCTGAAGTTGTTATTAAATGTTTGACTGACTGGGCTATTGACCGGAAGCTGTTTTCAATGACTTTTGATGATTTTTCAGGTTATGATGATATGATCTTTAGGATCAAAGACTGGCTATCACAAAACAAGCCTCTTTTAAAGAATGGTGAGTTGTTTGATGTGCGTTGTGCATCAAATGTCTTGAAATCTATAGTGCTAGATGTCATGGAAGCACTTCGTGGTGTGACCCTCAAGATCCGAGAAAGTATAAGACATGTGAAAAGTTCACAAGAAACTCTTGGAAAATTCAATGAGATTGCTCAGGAAGTTGGTATTAACAGTGAAAGGCATCTAGTTCTTGACTGTCCAATGCAATGGCATTCCACATATATGATGCTTGAAGCTGCATTAGAATATCGGGGTGCCTTTTCTCTCTTGCAGGAGAATGATTCTGACTACAAAATAAGCCTATCAGAAAAAGAGTGGGAATGGGCAAGTTCTGTTACTGGTTATGTAAAGCTTTTCGTTGAAGTTACTAATGTTTTTGCGGGAAACAAGTACTTAACTCCAAACATATATTTCCCAGAGATATGCGATATTCACATCCAATTAACAGAGTGGTGCAGAAGTACTGATGATTTTCTTGGCGATATTGCAAGGAAGATGAAAGCCAAATTTGACCTGTATTGGA ATTCAACTTCACTTGATCAAGAACCTCTTGGCCAGGGAAACTCACCCAGTACTTGTACTGGAACTAGGGATCGACTCAGGGGCTTTGACAAGTTTCTAAATGAAACTTCACAAACTCAGAGCGTGGCATCAGATTTAGTCAAGTATTTAGAAGAACCTGTGTTTCCACGCAATTATGATTTCAACATATTGAACTGGTGGAAGGTTCACACTCCTAGGTATCCAATATTATCTTTGATGGCACGTGACATATTAGGAATTCCTGCATCCACTATTGGGCCGGAATTAGCATTCAGCAATCAAGTCCGAGTTCTTGACCAGAGTAAGAGTTCACTCCACCCAAATACTCGGGAAGCTTTAATATGTGGTCAAGACTGGTTACGGTTAGAATCCGAAG AGTCCAGCTCATCCCTCAACCATGCAATACCACTTATGATTGAGCCTAATTAA
- the LOC116010383 gene encoding zinc finger BED domain-containing protein RICESLEEPER 1-like isoform X1, translating into MEISSETPAKRSKRLTSVVWNHFERVRKGEICYAVCVHCKKKLSGSSNSGTTHLRNHLLRCLKRSDVDVSQIIAAKRKRKDSTLCVTNVAYEEGQRKEEIVRPLNFKFDHDPKKEESSLPVPVNIGCVKFEQERSRLDLARMIMLHGYPMAMVDHVGFKIFVKNLQPFFEFVTNSAIELDCMTIYAKEKQKIYETIHNLHGRISLAAEIWASTDNTRYLCLTAHYIDEDWKLQKKILNFITLDVVNADDLLSEVVIKCLTDWAIDRKLFSMTFDDFSGYDDMIFRIKDWLSQNKPLLKNGELFDVRCASNVLKSIVLDVMEALRGVTLKIRESIRHVKSSQETLGKFNEIAQEVGINSERHLVLDCPMQWHSTYMMLEAALEYRGAFSLLQENDSDYKISLSEKEWEWASSVTGYVKLFVEVTNVFAGNKYLTPNIYFPEICDIHIQLTEWCRSTDDFLGDIARKMKAKFDLYWSKCSLSLAIAAILDPRFKMKLVEYYYPQIYGSDASNHIKNVSNAIRELFNEYATDSTSLDQEPLGQGNSPSTCTGTRDRLRGFDKFLNETSQTQSVASDLVKYLEEPVFPRNYDFNILNWWKVHTPRYPILSLMARDILGIPASTIGPELAFSNQVRVLDQSKSSLHPNTREALICGQDWLRLESEESSSSLNHAIPLMIEPN; encoded by the exons ATGGAAATTTCTAGTGAGACTCCTGCTAAGAGATCCAAGAGATTGACATCTGTTGTCTGGAATCACTTTGAAAGGGTTAGAAAGGGAGAAATTTGTTATGCTGTTTGTGTGCATTGCAAAAAGAAACTTAGTGGATCAAGTAACAGTGGGACCACTCATTTGAGAAATCATCTGTTAAGGTGTCTAAAGAGATCCGATGTTGATGTTTCTCAAATAATTGCtgcaaaaagaaagagaaaggatAGTACTCTTTGTGTCACAAATGTTGCCTATGAAGAAGGgcaaagaaaagaagaaatagtCCGGCCtcttaatttcaaatttgatcATGACCCAAAGAAGGAAGAAAGCAGTCTCCCTGTCCCTGTCAACATTGGGTGTGTTAAATTTGAACAAGAGAGGAGTAGACTTGATCTTGCACGTATGATTATGTTACACGGCTATCCAATGGCCATGGTAGACCATGTTGGATTCAAAATCTTTGTGAAGAATTTGCAACCATTTTTTGAGTTTGTGACTAATAGTGCCATTGAACTTGACTGTATGACTATCTATGCAAAAGAGAAACAGAAAATCTATGAAACAATACACAATTTGCATGGAAGAATCAGTCTTGCTGCTGAAATTTGGGCTTCAACTGACAACACAAGATATCTGTGTCTGACTGCTCACTACATCGATGAGGATTGGAAGTTACAGAAGAAGATACTGAATTTTATTACACTAGATGTTGTTAATGCAGATGACCTACTTTCTGAAGTTGTTATTAAATGTTTGACTGACTGGGCTATTGACCGGAAGCTGTTTTCAATGACTTTTGATGATTTTTCAGGTTATGATGATATGATCTTTAGGATCAAAGACTGGCTATCACAAAACAAGCCTCTTTTAAAGAATGGTGAGTTGTTTGATGTGCGTTGTGCATCAAATGTCTTGAAATCTATAGTGCTAGATGTCATGGAAGCACTTCGTGGTGTGACCCTCAAGATCCGAGAAAGTATAAGACATGTGAAAAGTTCACAAGAAACTCTTGGAAAATTCAATGAGATTGCTCAGGAAGTTGGTATTAACAGTGAAAGGCATCTAGTTCTTGACTGTCCAATGCAATGGCATTCCACATATATGATGCTTGAAGCTGCATTAGAATATCGGGGTGCCTTTTCTCTCTTGCAGGAGAATGATTCTGACTACAAAATAAGCCTATCAGAAAAAGAGTGGGAATGGGCAAGTTCTGTTACTGGTTATGTAAAGCTTTTCGTTGAAGTTACTAATGTTTTTGCGGGAAACAAGTACTTAACTCCAAACATATATTTCCCAGAGATATGCGATATTCACATCCAATTAACAGAGTGGTGCAGAAGTACTGATGATTTTCTTGGCGATATTGCAAGGAAGATGAAAGCCAAATTTGACCTGTATTGGAGTAAGTGTAGTTTGTCTTTAGCAATAGCAGCTATCTTGGATCCCAGATTCAAGATGAAGTTGGTAGAGTATTATTATCCCCAGATTTATGGGAGTGATGCTTCAAATCACATAAAAAATGTATCCAATGCTATAAGGGAACTTTTTAATGAATATGCTACAGATTCAACTTCACTTGATCAAGAACCTCTTGGCCAGGGAAACTCACCCAGTACTTGTACTGGAACTAGGGATCGACTCAGGGGCTTTGACAAGTTTCTAAATGAAACTTCACAAACTCAGAGCGTGGCATCAGATTTAGTCAAGTATTTAGAAGAACCTGTGTTTCCACGCAATTATGATTTCAACATATTGAACTGGTGGAAGGTTCACACTCCTAGGTATCCAATATTATCTTTGATGGCACGTGACATATTAGGAATTCCTGCATCCACTATTGGGCCGGAATTAGCATTCAGCAATCAAGTCCGAGTTCTTGACCAGAGTAAGAGTTCACTCCACCCAAATACTCGGGAAGCTTTAATATGTGGTCAAGACTGGTTACGGTTAGAATCCGAAG AGTCCAGCTCATCCCTCAACCATGCAATACCACTTATGATTGAGCCTAATTAA
- the LOC116011457 gene encoding E3 ubiquitin-protein ligase CCNB1IP1 homolog — translation MYDQLRSEYESVKRSAIQPANNFYSRAEPDLFSNTASMMDNRDSLRKGPREDIWPTARHNNSNSGHFEFSSGSPAKEPGLQMEAGNKRIGVRSAFGVGPGAGNPSMALRNLIISPIKRPQLSRGQPQMFTL, via the exons ATGTATGATCAGTTGAGAAGTGAATATGAATCAGTAAAGCGGTCAGCTATTCAACCTGCAAATAATTTCTACTCCAGAGCAGAGCCTGATTTGTTCTCAAACACGGCTAGCATGATGGACAACAGAGACTCTCTAAGAAAAG GGCCAAGAGAAGATATCTGGCCTACAGCAAGACACAACAATTCTAACTCTGGCCACTTTGAATTCTCCAGTGGTTCACCTGCAAAAGAACCAGGCCTTCAAATGGAGGCCGGAAACAAAAGAATTGGTGTACGTTCTGCTTTTGGTGTTGGACCTGGGGCTGGAAACCCCTCAATGGCACTAAGGAATCTCATCATTTCACCAATAAAGAGGCCTCAGCTCTCTCGTGGTCAGCCTCAAATGTTCAC TTTGTAG